GCGGTGAACCCTTCTCGGAGCAAAACCTTCAGCGGGGTCTGTGAAATGTACCCCTCGGCCGCCGAGAGAGTCATCAACGCCCAGGGTCAGTACATCTAGCCGACCACCCTGACCGCTGCGTCGCGGACATGTCCCAGGCGCGCGCCTGACAGTGCGCTCATGCCGGGAAGGCGATTCTGAGGCCGTGCCACCTGCCGCTCGACTTCCGCCTCAGGCACCGGGTGCAGAGGAGTCACCTCTCGTGGTCGACGGCGGGCTATCAGTCGGGGATGCTCTCGCGTGCAGCCTTGCGAATCTGTGCTGAAGCGTGCTGCGAGGCAAAGGTCAGCAGTTGAGAAACAGCTGGCGGGCGTGAAGCAGGAACTGGTGACAGCTGATCGTTAGTGCCGGGAGGCTGAGGATGAGTCGTTGGCGGCCGTGCATCCGGTGAGCAGGAAAGCACCGACCACGACGGTGATTGCAGCGGTTTTCGTTCCGCCGTACTTCGGGAATGGCCTGAAGTTTTTCATGGGATTCCTTCCCGTGTCTGCCCGTGGTGCCAATTGGCCTTACTACCCCATAGGGGTAGTGCCTACCTGCGTGACGCGGAAGCGCCCCCGCCCGGAACGAGCCCGGGAGGGGCACTGCGTTCAGTCGTGCTTGCTGATTTCCGGTTCATGTTCGGCAATGTGCTCGGTCTCGATCTGGAAGGTCGAGTGATGGATGGAGACCTCGAAGTGTCCTGCGACGCAATCTTTGATCTCGTGGAGCGTCTGCGCGGCACGACCGTCGGTGAAACACTCGTCCTCGACGACGACGTGGGCGGTCAGGATCGGCAGGCCGGTCGCCACAGTGGAGGCGTGCAGGTCATGGACATCTTTGACATGGTCAAGTTCGAGGATGTGCGAACGCACCTTGTCGAGGTCGAGGCCCTTGGGAGTGAACTCCATAAGGACGCCAGTGGTCTCGCGCATGAGCTTGAACGCGCGAGGCACGATCAATGCGGCGATAAGCAGTCCGGCGATGGCATCGGCCTGCATGAACCCGGTCGTGGCGATGACGATCGCCGCGATGATCACTCCGAGCGACCCGAGGGCATCATTGAGAACTTCGAGGAACGCGGCACGCATGTTGAAGTTCGAGCCGCGGCTGGAGGCGAGGATGGTGATGGCGATGATGTTCGCGACCAGGCCGATGATGCCGAATATCAGCAGTTCGCTTGCGGGCACCTCCGGCGGCTCGAACAGTCGCCGGATGCCTTCGATGGCGGCGTAGGTGCCCACCGCCAGCAGCAGTGCCGACTGTCCGAGGGCTGCGATCACTTCAATACGCCGGAACCCCCAGGTGCGCTTGGAGTTGGCGGGCTTGAGCATCAGCGTCGCGGCGATCAGTGCGACCAGCAGGCCGGACGCATCGGTAATGGCATGGGCGGTGTCGGTCAGCAATGCGAGGCTGCCGGTGATGACCGAGCCCATGGCCTGGGCAACGACGATCGTCGCGGTGATCGAGAATGCGATCCAGAGTTTCTTGCGGAAATCTCCGGGGTGACCGGTCTCGCTGGCGGCGGGGCCGTGATTGTGTCCTGCGCCCATGTCTACTTCTTGTCCGTATCTGACGCGTGGTGGGTATGTGGGAGTCGCAGGTGCGTGCAGAGCAGGGCCTGCGTGCCGGTGGCATCGAGGAGGCGTTCGGCAGCGGCGATGAGGGTACGCAGGAGCTCGGACTG
This sequence is a window from Micrococcus porci. Protein-coding genes within it:
- a CDS encoding cation diffusion facilitator family transporter, translated to MGAGHNHGPAASETGHPGDFRKKLWIAFSITATIVVAQAMGSVITGSLALLTDTAHAITDASGLLVALIAATLMLKPANSKRTWGFRRIEVIAALGQSALLLAVGTYAAIEGIRRLFEPPEVPASELLIFGIIGLVANIIAITILASSRGSNFNMRAAFLEVLNDALGSLGVIIAAIVIATTGFMQADAIAGLLIAALIVPRAFKLMRETTGVLMEFTPKGLDLDKVRSHILELDHVKDVHDLHASTVATGLPILTAHVVVEDECFTDGRAAQTLHEIKDCVAGHFEVSIHHSTFQIETEHIAEHEPEISKHD